DNA from Streptomyces sp. NBC_01476:
GCTTGGCGCCGATCCGCACCAGCGCCGGGTCGGCCCGGCCGCCGAGCAGCAGGCCGAGACTGGTGACGACCATGGTCTTGCCCGCGCCGGTCTCGCCGGTGACCGCGGTGAAGCCGGGCGAGAGTTCCACCACGGCGTCCTCGATGACACCCAGCGACCGAATCCGCATTTCCTCCAACACGGATACGACCATACGAGGTTTGCCACCCGCCGCGCGACGGACGGCCCCCCTACCGGTCCGTGAGGTTCACTGCGGGGCGCCCCGCCAGCCCGCGACGGGCAGCGCGAACTTCGCCACCAGGCGGTCGGTGAAGGACGCGTGGTGCAGCCGGGCCAGCCGTACCGGCACCGCCCCGCGCCGTACTTCCACCCGGGCGCCGGCCGGCAGCGGTACGGTCCTGCGGCCGTCGCACCACAGCACGCCGTGCGGCGTCTCGGGCTGCACCTCGACGGCGAGTACCGAGCGCGGCGAGGTGACCAGTGGCCGGGCGAAGAGCGCGTGGGCGCTGATCGGTACCATCAGCAGCGCCTCGACCTCGGGCCAGACCACCGGCCCGCCGGCCGAGAAGGCGTACGCGGTGGAGCCGGTGGGGGTCGCGCAGACCACGCCGTCGCCGCCGAACCGGGAGACCGGGCGGCCGTCGACCTCGGTGACGACCTCCAGCATCCGCTCGCGGGACGCCTTCTCCACCGATGCCTCGTTCATCGCCCAGTCGGTGTGCACGACGCGGCCGCCGTTGCGGACCAGCACATCGAGAGTCATCCGCTCCTCGACCTCGTACTCGCGGGTGACCACCCGGTCCACGACCTTGTCGAGGTCGTCGCGTTCGGCCTCGGCGAGGAAGCCGACCCGGCCGAGGTTGACGCCGAGCATCGGCACCCCGGAGGCGCGGGCGAACTCGGCGGCCCGCAGCAGGGTGCCGTCGCCGCCCAGCACGATGATCAGTTCGCAGCCCCGGACCGAGCCGGGGCCGATCTCGCCGACCAGTTCCACGCTCGGCGGCAGCTCCAGGTCGGCGGCCTCGTTCCCCAGCAGCCGTACGCCGATGCCGCTGGCCAGCAGACCGTGCACCACCCGCTCGGCGCTGCGGACGGCTGCCTCGCGCCCGGTGTGGGCGAGCAGGAAGACGGTGCGGTCCTGATGGGGAGCGTGCGGCGCCGGGGCGGCAGCCGGTGACGCCGCGGTCACCTCTGAAGACAGCGAAGACTGCGAAGTCTGTGAAGACTGTGAAGACTCGGACGACATGGTCAACGGGGCCCCTCCGCCACAGCACGGTCGACATCGGCCGGGTCCAGCGCGGGCGCCCCGGTCCGCAGCCACAGAAAGTACTCCACATTCCCGGACGGGCCGGGCAGCGGGCTGGCGGTCACGCCGAGCGCGCCGAGCCCGAGTCCTGCCGCCTGTTCGGCGACCTTGCGTACGCTCTCGGCCCGCAGCGCGCTGCTGCGGACCACACCGCCGCTGCCCAGCCGCTCCTTGCCCACCTCGAACTGCGGTTTCACCATCAGCACCAGGTCCGCGCCGGGCGCGGCGCAGCGGACCAGCGCGGGCAGCACCACGCCGAGCGGGATGAAGGAGAGGTCGCCGACCACCAGGTCGACCGGGCGGCCGTCGATCATGTCGAGCGTCAGCTCGCGCACATTCGTACGGTCCTTCACCGTGACCCGGTCGTCGCTCTGCAGCGACCAGGCGAGCTGCCCGTAGCCGACGTCCACGGCGACCACCTCGGCGACGCCGGCCCGCAGCAGCACGTCGGTGAAGCCGCCGGTGGAGGCGCCGGCGTCCAGCGCCCGGCGGCCTTCGACGGCCAGCCCGAGCGGGGTGAACACGGCGAGCGCACCGGCGAGTTTGTGCCCGCCGCGCGATAC
Protein-coding regions in this window:
- a CDS encoding NAD kinase is translated as MTAASPAAAPAPHAPHQDRTVFLLAHTGREAAVRSAERVVHGLLASGIGVRLLGNEAADLELPPSVELVGEIGPGSVRGCELIIVLGGDGTLLRAAEFARASGVPMLGVNLGRVGFLAEAERDDLDKVVDRVVTREYEVEERMTLDVLVRNGGRVVHTDWAMNEASVEKASRERMLEVVTEVDGRPVSRFGGDGVVCATPTGSTAYAFSAGGPVVWPEVEALLMVPISAHALFARPLVTSPRSVLAVEVQPETPHGVLWCDGRRTVPLPAGARVEVRRGAVPVRLARLHHASFTDRLVAKFALPVAGWRGAPQ
- a CDS encoding TlyA family RNA methyltransferase → MARRRLDAELVRRNLARSREHATQLIAAGRVTVGGATATKSATQVETSAAVVVAKDGSEPEYVSRGGHKLAGALAVFTPLGLAVEGRRALDAGASTGGFTDVLLRAGVAEVVAVDVGYGQLAWSLQSDDRVTVKDRTNVRELTLDMIDGRPVDLVVGDLSFIPLGVVLPALVRCAAPGADLVLMVKPQFEVGKERLGSGGVVRSSALRAESVRKVAEQAAGLGLGALGVTASPLPGPSGNVEYFLWLRTGAPALDPADVDRAVAEGPR